Proteins encoded together in one Salmo trutta chromosome 3, fSalTru1.1, whole genome shotgun sequence window:
- the LOC115163794 gene encoding protocadherin beta-16-like yields MSDRTMTRQVLLFISVLSLSSVHGQVSYSIPEEMAKGSLVGNIAQDLGLDIKRLKSGIARIHVGNSAEYIELNKERGVLLIKERIDREGMCRQTTPCALHFQIIMENPIEFYRVTIEITDINDNAPLFKKDAMKFEISESAVIGSKFVLERAFDSDIGRNGLQSYSLNPTEHFILKLQGQADGSKKVEMVLQKPLDREKQEQISLVLTALDGGEPQLSGTVQIHVTVLDANDNAPVFTQAIYKASLVENSQRGTLLTTVSATDIDNGSNGLVTYSISSSIDGILDLFEIDESNGEVRLIGKVDYETAKHYQIDIEAKDQGGLSDSSKLVVDIVDVNDNNPLIDMMSTSKTIPENVPPQTIIAVMSVHDPDSDNNGVVNCVLSENIPFTIQSTSNGFYSLVTDSDLDRERDSEYNISVTCSDEGVPSLSSSVTLTLQISDVNDNAPVFERSSYEAYIIENNTPGLSIFTVKARDADWNQNARVSYILEDSSVNGVPVSSYVSVSADSGVIHAVRSFDYEQIKDFQFRVKAQDGGSPPLSSNVTVKIMIQDQNDNAPQVLYPVQTSSSLVAEMVPRSADVGYLVTKVVAVDVDSGQNAWLSYKLQKATDRALFEVGLQNGEIRTIRQVNDKDAVKQRLTVVVEDNGQPSRSATVNVNVAVADSFPEVLSEFTDFTHDKEYNDNLTLYLVLALAVVSFLFITCLVVIISVKIYRWRQSRILYHSNLPVIPYYPPRYADTLGTGTLQHVYNYEVCRTTDSRKSDCQFTRPCSQNVLIMDPSSTGTMQRMQNEKNILDEPDSQLEVCYI; encoded by the coding sequence ATGTCGGACAGAACAATGACACGGCAAGTACTGTTGTTTATCTCGgtcctctctctcagttcagtacACGGGCAGGTCAGTTACTCCATTCCCGAGGAAATGGCGAAAGGCTCTTTAGTCGGTAACATAGCGCAGGATTTGGGTTTGGATATAAAACGACTAAAATCAGGTATTGCTCGTATTCACGTTGGAAACAGCGCAGAATACATCGAGCTGAATAAAGAAAGGGGAGTTCTCCTTATCAAAGAGAGAATAGACCGTGAGGGGATGTGCAGACAGACGACGCCTTGCGCACTACATTTTCAGATTATTATGGAGAACCCAATAGAATTTTATCGAGTCACAATTGAGATTACCGATATCAATGATAATGCTCCTCTTTTCAAAAAAGATGCAATGAAATTCGAAATAAGTGAATCAGCTGTGATCGGTTCTAAATTTGTCTTGGAAAGAGCTTTTGATTCTGATATTGGAAGAAATGGACTTCAAAGCTACTCCCTTAATCCTACcgaacattttattttaaaattaCAAGGTCAGGCTGACGGGAGTAAAAAAGTAGAGATGGTTTTACAGAAGCCCCTCGACCGAGAGAAACAGGAGCAGATATCGTTAGTCTTAACCGCCCTCGATGGAGGTGAGCCTCAGTTGTCTGGAACAGTGCAGATTCACGTCACTGTGTTGGATGCAAACGACAACGCTCCGGTTTTTACGCAGGCAATATATAAGGCCAGTTTGGTGGAAAATTCACAGAGGGGTACATTATTAACTACAGTTAGTGCAACTGATATAGACAATGGATCAAACGGTTTAGTCACTTACTCAATATCAAGTAGTATCGATGGTATTTTGGATCTATTTGAAATAGATGAAAGCAATGGCGAGGTGCGTTTGATAGGCAAGGTCGACTATGAAACAGCTAAACATTACCAGATTGACATAGAAGCAAAAGATCAAGGCGGTCTTTCAGATTCCAGTAAATTAGTAGTGGACATTGTAGACGTTAACGACAACAACCCTTTGATTGACATGATGTCAACTTCTAAAACAATACCAGAAAATGTCCCTCCCCAGACTATTATCGCTGTAATGAGTGTCCACGACCCAGACTCTGATAATAACGGAGTGGTGAATTGTGTTTTGAGTGAAAACATTCCTTTCACCATTCAATCTACATCTAACGGATTCTATAGCCTAGTAACTGACAGTGACTTGGACCGAGAGAGAGACTCTGAGTACAACATCAGTGTGACGTGCTCTGATGAGGGCGTGCCCTCGCTCTCCAGCAGCGTCACTCTCACCTTACAGATATCAGATGTGAATGACAACGCGCCTGTCTTTGAGAGGAGCTCATATGAGGCCTACATTATAGAAAACAACACACCGGGCCTCTCTATATTCACAGTGAAAGCCAGAGACGCTGACTGGAACCAGAATGCCCGTGTTTCTTACATACTGGAGGACTCCTCGGTTAACGGAGTGCCCGTCTCCTCATATGTGTCCGTTAGTGCTGATAGTGGAGTCATCCATGCAGTGCGCTCTTTTGACTACGAGCAGATCAAGGATTTCCAGTTCCGCGTAAAAGCGCAGGATGGAGGCTCCCCTCCTCTCAGTAGCAATGTGACTGTGAAAATAATGATCCAGGACCAGAACGACAACGCGCCTCAGGTTCTGTACCCAGTCCAGACTAGCAGCTCTCTGGTGGCTGAAATGGTGCCTCGTTCAGCAGATGTGGGCTATCTTGTTACTAAAGTGGTGGCTGTTGATGTGGACTCTGGACAGAATGCCTGGCTCTCCTATAAACTGCAGAAAGCGACAGACAGAGCGCTGTTTGAAGTGGGCTTACAGAATGGAGAAATAAGAACCATACGCCAAGTCAATGATAAAGATGCTGTGAAACAAAGGCTCACTGTTGTAGTGGAGGACAACGGGCAGCCCTCTCGTTCAGCTACAGTCAATGTTAACGTGGCGGTGGCGGACAGCTTCCCTGAAGTGCTCTCGGAGTTCACTGACTTTACGCACGACAAGGAGTACAATGACAACCTGACTCTTTACTTAGTCTTGGCTTTGGCTGTAGTCTCATTTCTGTTCATCACATGTTTAGTGGTTATTATATCAGTGAAAATATACAGATGGAGACAGTCTCGCATCCTCTATCATTCCAATCTCCCGGTTATTCCGTATTATCCACCGCGTTACGCAGACACTTTGGGGACAGGAACTCTACAGCACGTGTACAATTACGAGGTGTGCAGGACGACTGACTCCAGAAAGAGTGACTGTCAGTTCACCAGACCCTGTAGTCAGAACGTACTGATAATGGACCCCAGTTCTACAGGGACGATGCAGCGGATGCAGAACGAAAAAAACAtcctggatgaaccagactcgcAATTGGAGGTCTGTTATATTTAA
- the LOC115173811 gene encoding protocadherin beta-16-like, with the protein MSDRTMARQVLLFISVLSLSSVHGQVSYSIPEEMAKGSLVGNIAQDLGLDIKRLKSGKARIYTGDSAEYIELNKERGVLLIKERIDREALCGQTTPCALDFQISLENPMELYPVTVEITDINDNAPSFKKAERRVEISESAVIGSKFVLEKAVDADIGLNGLQTYSLKPTDNFILKLHSQADGSKKVEMVLQKPLDREKQEHISLLLTALDGGKPQMTGTMQIHVTVLDANDNAPVFTKTVYTATITENSQKGTVVTTVSASDADKGTNGEVSYLISNGMDSGSELFHINADGDLILDGPIDYEKDRNYQIDIEAIDNGGLSDSSKIIIDVIDVNDNSPVINLISKSGSIPEDSRPNTVIAMMSVNDPDSESNGKVHCGINANVPFTIKSTSNTFYSLVTDSDLDRERDSEYNISVTCSDEGVPSLSNSVTLTLQISDVNDNAPVFERSSYEAYIIENNTPGLSIFTVKARDADWKQNARVSYILEDSSVNGVPVSSYVSVSADSGVIHAVRSFDYEQIKDFQFRVKAQDGGSPPLSSNVTVKIMIQDQNDNAPQVLYPVQTSSSLVAEMVPRSADVGYLVTKVVAVDVDSGQNAWLSYKLQKATDRALFEVGLQNGEIRTIRQVNDKDTVKQRLTVVVEDNGQPSRSATVNVNVAVADSFPEVLSEFTDFTHDKEYNDNLTFYLVLALAVVSFLFITCLVVIISVKIYRWRQSRILHHSNLPVIPYYPPRYADTLGTGTLQHVYNYEVCRTTDSRKSDCQFARPCSQNVLIMDPSSTGTMQRMQNEKNILDEPDSLIEVCYI; encoded by the coding sequence ATGTCGGACAGAACAATGGCACGGCAAGTACTGTTGTTTATCTCGgtcctctctctcagttcagtgcACGGGCAGGTCAGTTACTCCATTCCGGAGGAAATGGCGAAAGGCTCTTTAGTCGGTAACATAGCGCAGGATTTGGGTTTAGATATCAAAAGACTGAAATCAGGAAAAGCTCGTATTTATACTGGAGACAGCGCAGAATACATCGAGCTGAATAAAGAAAGGGGAGTTCTCCTTATCAAAGAGAGAATAGACCGTGAAGCGCTCTGCGGACAGACGACGCCTTGCGCACTGGATTTTCAGATTTCTCTTGAAAACCCGATGGAGTTGTACCCGGTAACTGTTGAGATCACAGATATAAACGATAATGCTCCCAGTTTTAAAAAGGCTGAGAGAAGAGTGGAAATCAGTGAGTCGGCGGTGATTGGCTCTAAATTCGTGTTAGAGAAAGCAGTGGATGCAGACATAGGTTTAAACGGTCTCCAAACCTACTCGCTGAAACCCACAGACAATTTTATTCTGAAATTACATAGTCAGGCCGACGGAAGTAAAAAGGTAGAGATGGTTTTACAGAAACCTTTagatagagagaaacaggagCATATTTCGTTGTTGTTAACTGCTTTGGATGGAGGCAAACCTCAAATGACTGGGACAATGCAGATACACGTAACCGTGTTAGATGCAAACGACAATGCGCCGGTTTTTACCAAAACAGTTTATACGGCAACAATAACAGAGAATTCACAAAAAGGAACGGTTGTCACTACAGTTAGTGCTTCTGACGCAGACAAAGGCACAAATGGCGAAGTGTCGTATCTAATTTCGAATGGTATGGACAGCGGTTCAGAATTATTTCATATAAACGCAGATGGGGATTTGATATTAGATGGCCCAATTGATTATGAAAAAGACAGAAATTATCAGATTGATATAGAAGCAATAGACAATGGAGGCCTTTCAGACTCAAGTAAAATAATAATTGATGTTATTGACGTGAATGACAATAGTCCTGTTATCAATTTGATTTCCAAGTCCGGTTCAATACCAGAGGATTCCCGTCCGAACACAGTAATAGCTATGATGAGCGTGAACGACCCTGATTCAGAAAGTAATGGTAAAGTTCACTGTGGCATAAATGCGAACGTCCCATTCACTATTAAATCAACATCTAACACATTTTACAGTCTAGTAACTGACAGTGACTTGGACCGAGAGAGAGACTCTGAGTATAACATCAGTGTGACGTGCTCTGATGAGGGCGTGCCCTCGCTCTCCAACAGCGTCACTCTCACCTTACAGATATCAGATGTGAATGACAACGCGCCTGTCTTTGAGAGGAGCTCATATGAGGCCTACATTATAGAAAACAACACACCGGGCCTCTCTATATTCACAGTGAAAGCCAGAGACGCTGACTGGAAGCAGAATGCCCGTGTTTCTTACATACTGGAGGACTCCTCGGTTAACGGAGTGCCCGTCTCCTCATATGTGTCCGTTAGTGCTGATAGTGGAGTCATCCATGCAGTGCGCTCTTTTGACTACGAGCAGATCAAGGATTTCCAGTTCCGCGTAAAAGCGCAGGATGGAGGCTCCCCTCCTCTCAGTAGCAATGTGACTGTGAAAATAATGATCCAGGACCAGAACGACAACGCGCCTCAGGTTCTGTACCCAGTCCAGACTAGCAGCTCTCTGGTGGCTGAAATGGTACCTCGTTCAGCAGATGTGGGCTATCTTGTTACTAAAGTGGTGGCTGTTGATGTGGACTCTGGACAGAATGCCTGGCTCTCGTATAAACTGCAGAAAGCGACAGACAGGGCGCTGTTTGAAGTGGGCTTACAGAATGGAGAAATAAGAACTATACGCCAAGTCAATGATAAAGATACTGTGAAACAAAGGCTCACTGTTGTAGTGGAGGACAACGGGCAGCCCTCTCGTTCAGCTACAGTCAATGTTAACGTTGCGGTGGCGGACAGCTTCCCTGAAGTGCTCTCGGAGTTCACTGACTTTACGCACGACAAGGAGTACAACGACAACCTGACTTTTTACTTAGTCTTGGCTTTGGCTGTAGTCTCATTTCTGTTCATCACGTGTTTAGTGGTTATTATATCAGTGAAAATATACAGATGGAGACAGTCTCGCATCCTCCATCATTCCAACCTCCCGGTTATTCCGTATTATCCACCGCGTTACGCAGACACTTTGGGGACAGGAACTCTACAGCACGTGTACAATTACGAGGTGTGCAGGACGACTGACTCCAGAAAGAGTGACTGTCAGTTCGCCAGACCCTGTAGTCAGAACGTACTGATAATGGACCCCAGTTCTACAGGGACGATGCAGCGGATGCAGAACGAAAAGAACAtcctggatgaaccagactcaCTAATAGAGGTCTGTTATATATGA